Proteins found in one Misgurnus anguillicaudatus chromosome 3, ASM2758022v2, whole genome shotgun sequence genomic segment:
- the paip2b gene encoding polyadenylate-binding protein-interacting protein 2B isoform X1, which yields MLVCFCVAFSHPEPADINSPEVAKTPGGGSGQGKDENVVNGHKEGDANPFAEYMWMENEEEYNRQVEEELLEQEFLERCFQEMLEEEDQDWFIPARDLAPGVGQIQQQLSGLSVSDGNAEDIARKSSLNPEAKEFVPGVKY from the exons atgcttgtgtgtttttgtgtggcGTTTTCACATCCAGAACCTGCTGATATTAACAGTCCGGAGGTAGCAAAGACGCCAGGAGGAGGCAGTGGACAAGGGAAAGATGAGAACGTTGTAAATGGACACAAGGAGGGGGATGCCAATCCGTTTGCAGAGTACATGTGGATGGAAAATGAAGAGGAGTACAATAGACAG GTGGAGGAGGAGCTTTTGGAGCAGGAGTTTCTTGAGCGCTGTTTCCAAGAGATGTTAGAGGAGGAAGATCAGGATTGGTTCATTCCCGCCAGAGACCTTGCCCCTGGAGTGGGACAAATCCAACAGCAGCTCAGTGGGCTGTCGGTCAGCGACGGAAACGCAGAAGACATTGCG CGCAAGAGCAGCTTGAATCCAGAGGCCAAGGAGTTTGTTCCAGGGGTGAAATACTAG
- the paip2b gene encoding polyadenylate-binding protein-interacting protein 2B isoform X2, with product MPEPADINSPEVAKTPGGGSGQGKDENVVNGHKEGDANPFAEYMWMENEEEYNRQVEEELLEQEFLERCFQEMLEEEDQDWFIPARDLAPGVGQIQQQLSGLSVSDGNAEDIARKSSLNPEAKEFVPGVKY from the exons ATGCCCG AACCTGCTGATATTAACAGTCCGGAGGTAGCAAAGACGCCAGGAGGAGGCAGTGGACAAGGGAAAGATGAGAACGTTGTAAATGGACACAAGGAGGGGGATGCCAATCCGTTTGCAGAGTACATGTGGATGGAAAATGAAGAGGAGTACAATAGACAG GTGGAGGAGGAGCTTTTGGAGCAGGAGTTTCTTGAGCGCTGTTTCCAAGAGATGTTAGAGGAGGAAGATCAGGATTGGTTCATTCCCGCCAGAGACCTTGCCCCTGGAGTGGGACAAATCCAACAGCAGCTCAGTGGGCTGTCGGTCAGCGACGGAAACGCAGAAGACATTGCG CGCAAGAGCAGCTTGAATCCAGAGGCCAAGGAGTTTGTTCCAGGGGTGAAATACTAG
- the dok1a gene encoding uncharacterized protein dok1a has product MNACGKQGEVYLQRQKHGEKWKRYWLSLHPPSLQGVARLELSEAVPERSTVVVRRHPERKVVRLSDCVSVVKLPPHAEACPGENMAAFCVETDDKRLVFAAEKQSCVEWVKIICNIAFQKHSSGPQCTPLMEDNQIYMSREQLITFKVLVLQTEASVRCNLKGQYWLLADEDMLILQDLETRKTVMEWPYALLRRYGRDKMVFSIEAGRRCESGPGTFNFETRQSDEILHLIESAIRQQKSLTVTGGKQSPRSPRSRSPRSPLPKRPESYPESSSPDRSEINENVYSKSADALCSNIYANPLHKKPASPIGVAEPAYAKSSDSLGSSKSTHSDPGGGPCLIEPVYTDPAVLIARPEPVYAQPAEIFKSQPTTKKDQSTIQSSLPFHHQDDSEPVYSDPADVIRSCPKPNNCVCPNPSDSMNCQVAKPTSNNGKQQEPVYSEVYDHFKLNLSKQTDQMIEEPIYSIPEVVTNQSNNSPFKNMPDEVTAIYSTINKPPKTPQHLQERNLSQTPEIVCEDLGMI; this is encoded by the exons ATGAATGCTTGTGGAAAACAAGGTGAAGTCTACCTACAGCGGCAGAAACATGGTGAG AAGTGGAAGCGATATTGGCTGTCCCTCCATCCGCCCAGTCTGCAAGGCGTCGCACGGTTAGAACTGTCAGAGGCTGTTCCTGAACGATCGACCGTGGTGGTCAGACGACATCCAGAGAGAAAAGTTGTACGTCTGTCCGACTGTGTGAGCGTTGTCAAACTGCCCCCTCATGCAGAGGCATGTCCGGGGGAAAACATGGCAGCGTTCTGCGTGGAGACAGACGACAAGAGGCTGGTGTTTGCAGCGGAGAAACAAAGCTGTGTGGAATGGGTGAAAATAATATGCAACATAGCTTTTCAG AAACATAGTAGCGGCCCACAGTGCACCCCTCTTATGGAAGACAACCAGATCTACATGTCTAGAGAACAAC TTATCACATTCAAAGTGCTTGTGCTGCAGACCGAGGCGTCTGTTCGTTGCAATCTGAAAGGACAGTACTGGCTATTAGCTGATGAGGACATGCTGATCCTCCAAGATCTGGAGACCAGAAAGACTGTAATGGAGTGGCCGTATGCATTGCTGCGCCGCTATGGGCGAGATAAG ATGGTGTTTTCTATAGAGGCAGGACGGCGCTGTGAATCAGGACCTGGGACGTTTAACTTTGAGACGAGACAAAGCGATGAGATTCTCCACCTTATCGAGTCAGCAATTCGCCAACAGAAGAGTCTGACGGTTACCGGAGGCAAACAGTCACCACGCTCACCACGTTCTCGTTCACCTCGCTCACCCCTGCCGAAACGTCCTGAAAGTTACCCTGAGAGCAGCAGCCCTGACAGAagtgaaataaatgaaaatgtgtaCTCTAAATCAGCGGATGCTCTCTGCTCGAATATCTATGCCAATCCCTTACATAAAAAACCTGCAAGTCCTATTGGCGTAGCAGAACCTGCATATGCAAAATCTTCCGATTCTTTAGGCTCCTCTAAAAGCACACATTCGGATCCTGGTGGTGGCCCTTGCCTGATTGAGCCTGTGTATACTGATCCTGCTGTTTTAATTGCCAGACCTGAACCTGTGTATGCGCAGCCAGCAGAAATCTTTAAATCCCAGCCTACTACAAAGAAAGATCAGTCCACAATCCAGTCTAGCCTCCCGTTTCATCATCAGGATGATTCAGAGCCGGTGTATTCTGACCCTGCTGATGTCATTCGCTCATGCCCAAAACCTAACAATTGTGTCTGTCCCAACCCTAGTGACTCAATGAACTGTCAGGTTGCAAAGCCAACATCTAACAATGGCAAACAGCAGGAACCGGTGTACTCTGAGGTGTACGATCATTTTAAACTAAACTTGAGTAAACAAACAGACCAGATGATCGAAGAGCCAATTTATAGCATACCTGAGGTTGTTACAAACCAAAGCAATAACTCTCCGTTCAAAAACATGCCTGATGAGGTGACGGCTATCTACAGCACAATTAACAAACCACCCAAAACACCTCAGCATCTCCAAGAAAGGAACCTGAGCCAAACACCAGAGATTGTCTGTGAGGACCTTGGAATGATTTAA